The following coding sequences are from one Thermostaphylospora chromogena window:
- a CDS encoding TetR/AcrR family transcriptional regulator C-terminal domain-containing protein, producing the protein MERTEPPYAKIAAELRRRIADGELRPGDRVPSTRQITRQWGVAMATATKVIATLTREGLVRPVPGVGTVVAASAPTSAQSSARATRPSALTAPRPAGRPADQRERHDRTAGDHRRGAASELTRERIVRTAIDIADAEGLSALSMRRVAGELGVATMSLYRYVPGKDELITLMADEVFGEPELPEVPPPGWRAQLEVAARAQWALYRRHPWLASVLSIIRPQPLPHGMVYGEWIMRAMDGFGFDLSTLMHINVLIVAYVRGIATELEAEVEAERDTGIDFEQWLDERQEAFTSAIIAGGFEMYRRLDEADDVPFDLDTLFEFGLERLLDGIGILIERQANGRDPGLTGA; encoded by the coding sequence GTGGAACGGACGGAACCGCCCTATGCCAAGATCGCCGCCGAGCTTCGGCGGCGGATCGCCGACGGGGAGCTGCGACCGGGCGACCGTGTGCCCTCCACCCGCCAGATCACCCGCCAGTGGGGGGTGGCGATGGCGACGGCCACGAAGGTCATCGCCACGCTGACCAGAGAAGGACTGGTACGCCCCGTGCCGGGCGTGGGCACGGTCGTCGCGGCCTCCGCCCCCACCTCAGCGCAGTCCTCCGCCCGCGCCACCCGGCCCTCCGCCCTCACCGCCCCGCGGCCCGCCGGCCGCCCGGCGGACCAGCGGGAGCGGCACGACCGGACGGCCGGAGACCACAGACGGGGCGCGGCTTCCGAGCTGACCCGGGAACGCATAGTGCGCACCGCGATCGACATCGCCGATGCGGAAGGGCTGAGCGCGCTGTCCATGCGGCGGGTCGCCGGCGAGCTCGGCGTGGCCACCATGTCGCTCTACCGGTACGTGCCGGGCAAGGACGAGCTGATCACGCTGATGGCCGACGAGGTGTTCGGCGAACCGGAGCTGCCGGAGGTGCCGCCGCCCGGGTGGCGCGCCCAGCTGGAAGTGGCGGCCAGAGCCCAGTGGGCGCTCTACCGCCGCCACCCGTGGCTGGCGTCCGTGCTGTCGATCATCCGGCCGCAGCCGCTGCCGCACGGCATGGTCTACGGAGAGTGGATCATGCGCGCGATGGACGGGTTCGGCTTTGACCTGAGCACGTTGATGCACATAAACGTGCTGATCGTCGCGTACGTGCGCGGGATCGCCACCGAGCTCGAGGCCGAGGTGGAGGCCGAGCGGGACACCGGCATCGACTTCGAGCAGTGGCTGGACGAACGGCAGGAGGCGTTCACCTCGGCCATCATCGCCGGTGGCTTCGAGATGTACCGGCGGCTGGACGAGGCCGACGACGTCCCGTTCGACCTCGACACCCTCTTCGAGTTCGGCCTGGAGCGTCTGCTGGACGGCATCGGCATCCTCATCGAAAGGCAGGCGAACGGACGAGACCCCGGCCTGACCGGCGCTTGA
- a CDS encoding exo-alpha-sialidase, whose protein sequence is MIHLLRRLLPPALALLLASAVGLIPTPASAADPEVSATVGADCPLSRLQLTLDNRSAQPQTFTVTWPGRAGSPWTRTVAAGDSTLLYWTVPAGTPYTLRVTTPTGYDITRSGLFHCGSGMSALVGFDCTDSRLQLILENRTTEEKTFTVTWPGRAGSPWTRTIAAGGNTLLYWTVPAGTPYTLRVTADGFDTTRTGTARCGLDDDAPQLNSTTLLRTDTVIKGLNGPDGHYDGTARSVRIPGMAVTNNGTIIAVADARVDGPYDLGGGTNNIQIVMMRSTDNGLTWEPPRVIRHADTTSEGVGDPSVLVDRMTGEVYVFYTYSPRPGISFWSGASGSNSGDDPNSLHIQYIKSTDHGATWSDPVELNPSVKDPSWQQLFASSGHGIQTSSGRLVQPIVYRDAAGVSHAADIYSDDHGVTWRRGAPAGDDVNESKAVERSNGAIVQNMRHNSIRSRFLATSTDGGRTFGPAAASPVLTDPLCNADELSYLTPDQRGANGAPIRTSTVLYSGNAHPTARNDLTVRLSTDDGATWPARALIKPGGAGYSTTAVLADGRIGVLYEIGDTGGIVFARFTPAWLRAA, encoded by the coding sequence GTGATCCACCTGCTGAGAAGGCTCCTACCGCCGGCCCTGGCGCTCCTCCTCGCGAGCGCCGTCGGCCTGATCCCCACCCCGGCCTCCGCCGCGGATCCCGAGGTGTCCGCGACGGTCGGCGCCGACTGCCCGCTCAGCCGGTTGCAGCTCACCCTGGACAACCGGTCGGCTCAACCGCAGACGTTCACGGTGACCTGGCCGGGCCGGGCGGGGTCGCCGTGGACCCGTACCGTCGCCGCGGGCGACAGCACGCTGCTGTACTGGACGGTCCCCGCCGGCACGCCGTACACGCTGCGGGTCACCACCCCCACCGGCTACGACATCACCCGAAGCGGCCTGTTCCACTGCGGCAGCGGCATGTCCGCGCTCGTCGGCTTCGACTGCACCGACAGCCGGCTGCAGCTCATCCTGGAGAACCGCACCACCGAGGAGAAGACGTTCACGGTGACCTGGCCGGGCCGGGCGGGGTCGCCGTGGACCCGTACCATCGCCGCGGGCGGCAACACGCTGCTGTACTGGACGGTCCCCGCCGGCACGCCGTACACGCTGCGGGTCACCGCCGACGGATTCGACACCACGCGAACCGGCACCGCCCGCTGCGGCCTGGACGATGACGCGCCCCAGCTGAACTCGACCACCCTGCTCCGCACCGACACGGTGATCAAAGGACTCAACGGACCGGACGGCCACTACGACGGCACCGCCAGATCAGTGCGCATCCCGGGCATGGCGGTCACCAACAACGGCACGATCATCGCCGTGGCCGACGCGCGGGTCGACGGCCCCTACGACCTGGGCGGCGGAACCAACAACATCCAGATCGTCATGATGCGGAGCACCGACAACGGCCTCACCTGGGAGCCGCCGCGCGTCATCCGCCACGCGGACACGACGTCGGAAGGGGTCGGCGACCCGAGCGTGCTGGTCGACCGGATGACCGGGGAGGTCTACGTCTTCTACACCTACTCGCCGCGGCCGGGAATCAGCTTCTGGTCCGGCGCATCCGGCTCCAACTCCGGTGACGACCCCAACAGCCTGCACATCCAGTACATCAAGAGCACCGACCACGGGGCCACGTGGAGCGACCCGGTGGAACTCAACCCCTCGGTGAAGGACCCGAGCTGGCAGCAGCTCTTCGCCTCCTCCGGGCACGGCATCCAGACCAGCAGCGGCCGGCTCGTGCAACCGATCGTCTACCGCGACGCCGCCGGCGTCAGCCACGCCGCCGACATCTACAGCGACGACCACGGCGTGACGTGGCGGCGGGGAGCGCCGGCGGGGGACGACGTCAACGAAAGCAAGGCGGTGGAGCGGAGCAACGGCGCCATCGTGCAGAACATGCGGCACAACAGCATCCGCTCCCGTTTCCTGGCGACCTCCACCGACGGCGGCCGGACCTTCGGTCCCGCCGCCGCGAGCCCGGTGCTCACCGACCCCCTCTGCAACGCGGACGAGCTGTCCTACCTCACGCCGGACCAGAGGGGCGCCAACGGTGCGCCGATCCGGACCAGCACGGTGCTGTACAGCGGCAACGCCCATCCGACCGCCCGCAACGACCTGACCGTCAGGCTCTCCACCGACGACGGGGCCACCTGGCCGGCCAGGGCGCTGATCAAGCCGGGCGGCGCGGGCTACTCGACGACGGCCGTGCTCGCCGACGGGCGGATCGGCGTCCTTTATGAGATCGGCGATACCGGCGGCATCGTGTTCGCGCGGTTCACACCCGCCTGGCTGAGGGCGGCCTGA
- a CDS encoding MFS transporter: protein MAETVRAKAGKREWIALGVLLLACLLVSMDVSVLYFAVPFISRELEPTSLQQLWIFDIYGFMLAGLLITMGSLGDRIGRRRLLLSGAAAFGAASIAAAYSGSAEMLIVSRAVLGVAGATLMPSTLALIRNIFRDEGQRGTAVSIWSAALVGGVALGPVLSGLLLERFWWGSVFLINVPAMVLLLVLGPILLPEFRASRSGRFDLFSAVLSLAAVLPVIYGIKETAKYGPEPGAVLSMVVGLILAVVFVRRQRRLTDPMIDPTLFRARGFGGALLLNLVGMAAMVGLAIFLTQYLQSVLGMSPLEAALWSLLPSLVVGGAAPTAAAFARRVDRAYVIAAGFTLAAVGFIAMTFVEMGTPLWYVLLFNAFYSAGLVAVSSLNSDLVVGVAPPERAGSASALLESGSELGGALGMAVLGSIGTAVYTRGMADALPSGLPERAADVAGETLAGAVAVADGLSPALAETVLHTAREAFLDGMNVVTAVAGGLMLAAAVLAVVLVRGVRLGDGHGDGTGGEPSEGAEWAEAESPAARRTAARRAESFQ from the coding sequence GTGGCGGAGACGGTGCGTGCGAAGGCGGGCAAACGGGAGTGGATCGCGCTCGGCGTGCTCCTGCTGGCCTGCCTTCTGGTCTCCATGGACGTCTCGGTGCTGTATTTCGCGGTGCCGTTCATCAGCCGGGAGCTGGAGCCGACCAGCCTTCAGCAACTGTGGATCTTCGACATCTACGGCTTCATGCTCGCCGGGCTGCTGATCACGATGGGATCCCTCGGTGACCGGATCGGTCGCAGGCGACTGCTGCTGAGCGGCGCGGCGGCCTTCGGCGCGGCCTCGATCGCCGCCGCCTACTCCGGCAGCGCCGAGATGCTCATCGTCAGCCGGGCGGTCCTGGGCGTGGCGGGCGCGACGCTGATGCCCTCCACCCTCGCCCTGATCCGCAACATCTTCCGCGACGAGGGGCAGCGCGGCACCGCCGTGTCCATCTGGTCGGCCGCCCTGGTCGGCGGCGTCGCCCTCGGACCGGTGCTCAGCGGGTTGCTGCTCGAACGCTTCTGGTGGGGTTCGGTCTTTCTGATCAACGTCCCCGCGATGGTGCTGCTGCTGGTGCTGGGCCCGATCCTGCTTCCCGAGTTCCGCGCGTCCAGATCCGGGCGGTTCGACCTGTTCAGCGCTGTACTGTCCCTGGCGGCTGTGCTGCCGGTCATCTACGGCATCAAGGAGACGGCCAAGTACGGTCCGGAGCCGGGGGCCGTGCTCTCCATGGTCGTGGGCCTCATCCTCGCCGTGGTGTTCGTGCGCAGGCAGCGCAGGCTGACGGACCCGATGATCGACCCGACGCTGTTCCGCGCCCGCGGTTTCGGAGGCGCGCTCCTGCTCAACCTGGTGGGAATGGCGGCCATGGTGGGTCTCGCCATCTTCCTCACCCAGTACCTGCAGTCCGTCCTCGGCATGAGCCCGCTGGAGGCGGCCCTGTGGAGCCTGCTGCCCAGCCTCGTCGTGGGCGGCGCGGCTCCCACGGCCGCGGCGTTCGCCCGCAGGGTCGACCGCGCGTACGTGATCGCCGCGGGGTTCACGCTGGCCGCCGTCGGCTTCATCGCCATGACCTTCGTGGAGATGGGCACGCCGCTGTGGTACGTGCTGCTGTTCAACGCGTTCTACTCCGCCGGCCTGGTGGCCGTCTCATCGCTCAACTCCGACCTGGTGGTCGGCGTGGCGCCGCCGGAGCGCGCCGGATCCGCCTCCGCGCTGCTGGAGTCGGGGTCGGAGCTGGGCGGTGCGCTCGGCATGGCGGTCCTCGGCAGCATCGGCACCGCCGTATACACCCGTGGCATGGCCGACGCGCTGCCGTCCGGCCTGCCCGAACGGGCCGCGGACGTGGCGGGGGAGACGCTCGCCGGTGCGGTGGCGGTCGCCGACGGGCTTTCGCCGGCTCTGGCCGAGACGGTGCTGCACACCGCGCGCGAGGCGTTCCTCGACGGCATGAACGTCGTCACCGCGGTGGCCGGCGGGCTGATGCTGGCCGCGGCGGTGCTGGCGGTGGTCCTGGTCCGGGGCGTGCGGCTCGGGGACGGTCACGGCGACGGCACGGGCGGTGAGCCGTCCGAAGGCGCGGAGTGGGCCGAGGCCGAAAGCCCGGCGGCCCGCCGTACCGCGGCGCGCAGGGCGGAGTCCTTCCAATAG
- a CDS encoding BNR repeat-containing protein has translation MDIRRFACLPCRDPERRCHDRAQSVPSAVIGGGRPPGEPSRTPAPARPGGAGPGPALTRIGTSLLDPAALYFVSYDGLVNVESFQLHGILTHAGRQYAAWYAASRQVTVGRRELPDGPWETVALPHRLSVDDSHNVISLGVSPADGRLHIAMDAHNSTVHYVKSEAGLTDGGPWTAARFGPVLRTLDGVALGGITYPQFVVAPSGTLQLFYRTGGSGDGVNELAEYTRGGWRRLGGWSGARGVYTRGGATSTTRNMYLHGLTYHGGRLHAAFTWREGGTAVLCAPGGLANHDIGYVYSDDEGRTWRNGAGVRVGVTGEVPVSLDSPGLVVDPLSVDRGLMNQESQAVDSAGRPHVIVSYVPDRFVRGVSSYAVQRRRYGRAYHLHRRSDGSWRKTEIPVPLDSTGRSRLVFDAHDNAYVVLPFVRVAAASAASGWRDWRVLFGGGLSAFGEALVDYPRVISERVLSVMYQQASSGTTPSPLRVIDFRLG, from the coding sequence GTGGATATCCGGCGGTTCGCCTGCCTACCATGCCGGGACCCCGAGCGGAGGTGTCATGACCGAGCGCAGAGCGTCCCGTCAGCGGTCATCGGGGGTGGACGTCCCCCGGGTGAGCCGTCCCGGACCCCGGCCCCGGCGCGCCCGGGCGGCGCGGGGCCCGGCCCGGCGCTCACCCGGATCGGCACCTCCCTGCTCGATCCGGCCGCGCTGTACTTCGTCTCCTACGACGGTCTGGTCAACGTCGAGTCGTTCCAGCTCCACGGCATCCTCACCCACGCCGGGCGGCAGTACGCCGCGTGGTACGCGGCGAGCAGGCAGGTCACGGTGGGCCGTCGCGAGCTGCCGGACGGCCCGTGGGAGACCGTCGCCCTGCCGCACCGGCTGAGCGTGGACGACTCGCACAACGTGATCTCGCTGGGCGTCTCGCCCGCGGACGGCCGCCTGCACATCGCGATGGACGCCCACAACTCCACCGTCCACTACGTCAAGTCGGAAGCGGGGCTGACGGACGGCGGCCCGTGGACGGCCGCCCGGTTCGGGCCGGTGCTGCGCACGCTCGACGGCGTGGCCCTCGGCGGCATCACCTACCCGCAGTTCGTCGTCGCGCCGTCGGGAACGTTACAGCTGTTCTACCGCACCGGCGGTTCCGGTGACGGCGTCAACGAACTGGCCGAGTACACCCGCGGCGGGTGGCGGCGGCTGGGCGGGTGGTCCGGGGCGAGAGGCGTGTACACGCGCGGCGGCGCCACCAGCACGACCAGGAACATGTACCTGCACGGCCTGACCTACCACGGTGGGCGGCTGCACGCCGCCTTCACCTGGCGGGAGGGCGGCACCGCCGTGCTGTGCGCGCCGGGCGGCCTGGCCAACCACGACATCGGTTACGTCTACAGCGACGACGAGGGGCGCACGTGGCGCAACGGCGCGGGGGTCCGGGTGGGGGTGACCGGCGAGGTCCCGGTGTCGCTGGACTCGCCCGGCCTGGTCGTCGATCCGCTCTCGGTGGATCGCGGGCTGATGAACCAGGAGTCGCAGGCGGTCGACTCCGCGGGCCGTCCGCACGTCATCGTCAGCTACGTGCCGGACCGCTTCGTCCGGGGCGTCTCCTCCTACGCCGTCCAGCGCCGCCGGTACGGCCGGGCGTACCACCTGCATCGGAGATCGGACGGGTCGTGGCGTAAGACGGAGATCCCCGTCCCGCTCGACTCCACCGGCCGTTCCCGTCTGGTGTTCGACGCGCACGACAACGCCTACGTGGTGCTGCCCTTCGTCCGCGTCGCGGCGGCGAGCGCGGCGTCGGGGTGGCGGGATTGGAGGGTGCTGTTCGGCGGCGGTCTGAGCGCCTTCGGCGAGGCGCTGGTCGACTATCCGCGGGTGATCTCCGAGCGCGTGCTGTCGGTCATGTACCAGCAGGCGTCCAGCGGTACCACGCCGTCGCCGCTGCGGGTGATCGATTTTCGGCTGGGCTGA
- a CDS encoding pentapeptide repeat-containing protein: MASTREPGADLRADCANCFALCCVAPAFAPSADFPIVKPAGRPCLNLRADFRCGIHDSLRPRGFRGCAVYDCFGAGQKVSQVTFGGRDWRRDPGAARPMFAAFAVMFHLHELLWYVTEALALERARPLHAELEDALAETERLTRLDAAALVALDADAHRGKVDPLLREASELARAGLHGPELRRADLAGADLRGADLRGADLRGASLIGADLAGADLRTVDLIGADTRDADLSGADLSGALFLIQAQLDAARGDAATRLPPALARPGHWGLTARPEHRTRPRPRVRGRGGRRGGRRNTGRG; this comes from the coding sequence GTGGCATCGACCCGCGAACCCGGCGCGGACCTGCGCGCCGACTGCGCGAACTGCTTCGCGCTGTGCTGCGTCGCCCCGGCCTTCGCACCGTCGGCCGACTTCCCGATCGTCAAACCCGCCGGACGGCCCTGCCTCAACCTGCGCGCGGACTTCCGCTGCGGCATCCACGACAGCCTGCGCCCCCGGGGGTTTCGCGGCTGCGCCGTCTACGACTGCTTCGGCGCGGGCCAGAAGGTCTCCCAGGTCACCTTCGGCGGCCGGGACTGGCGGCGCGACCCCGGCGCGGCGCGGCCGATGTTCGCGGCGTTCGCCGTCATGTTCCACCTGCACGAGCTGCTGTGGTACGTCACGGAGGCGCTGGCGCTGGAGCGGGCCCGTCCGCTCCACGCCGAGCTGGAGGACGCGCTCGCCGAGACCGAACGGCTGACCCGGCTCGACGCCGCCGCCCTCGTCGCGCTGGATGCGGACGCGCACCGGGGGAAGGTCGATCCGCTGCTGCGGGAGGCGAGCGAACTGGCCCGGGCCGGTCTGCACGGCCCCGAGCTGCGCCGCGCCGACCTGGCGGGCGCGGATCTGCGCGGGGCCGACCTGCGGGGCGCGGATCTGCGCGGGGCGAGCCTCATCGGAGCCGACCTTGCAGGCGCCGATCTGCGTACGGTCGACCTGATCGGCGCCGACACCCGCGACGCCGACCTGTCCGGGGCCGACCTGTCCGGGGCGCTGTTCCTCATCCAGGCCCAGCTCGACGCCGCCCGCGGCGACGCGGCCACCCGCCTGCCGCCTGCGCTCGCCCGCCCCGGCCACTGGGGTCTCACCGCGCGCCCCGAGCATCGGACACGGCCCCGGCCGCGCGTCCGCGGACGCGGCGGGAGGCGAGGCGGAAGGCGGAACACCGGCCGCGGCTGA
- a CDS encoding FadR/GntR family transcriptional regulator, with product MQLRQREVAERIKQYILHNRLGPGDALPTEAELCAAVGASRSSVREAIKTLTALDIVEVRHGHGTYVGRLSLAALVESLVFRGLLSREDDYRVLAELIEVRQTVEQGLAASIVSAFDDDLRSELSRLADQMDERAKAGEPFIEQDREFHLLLMKPLGNELIIQLTAAFWDVHAIVAPTLHTTPESVRETVAAHHAIVEAAAAGDRERFIAAVEAHYAPVRRHLREKRGL from the coding sequence ATGCAGCTGCGTCAGCGCGAGGTGGCCGAGCGTATCAAGCAGTACATCCTGCACAACCGCCTGGGACCGGGAGACGCCCTGCCCACCGAGGCGGAGCTGTGCGCGGCCGTGGGGGCCAGCCGTTCCAGCGTGCGCGAGGCGATCAAGACGCTCACCGCGCTGGACATCGTCGAGGTCCGTCACGGTCACGGCACGTACGTCGGCCGGCTGTCCCTGGCCGCGCTCGTCGAGAGCCTGGTCTTCCGCGGGCTGCTCAGCCGGGAGGACGACTACCGGGTGCTGGCCGAGCTCATCGAGGTGCGGCAGACCGTGGAACAGGGCCTCGCCGCCTCCATCGTCTCCGCCTTCGACGACGACCTCCGCAGCGAGCTGAGCCGGCTGGCCGATCAGATGGACGAGCGGGCGAAGGCGGGCGAGCCCTTCATCGAGCAGGACAGGGAGTTCCACCTGCTGCTCATGAAGCCTCTCGGCAACGAACTGATCATCCAGCTCACCGCCGCCTTCTGGGACGTGCACGCCATCGTCGCCCCCACGTTGCACACCACCCCTGAATCGGTGCGGGAGACCGTGGCGGCGCACCACGCGATCGTCGAAGCGGCCGCGGCCGGAGACCGCGAGCGGTTCATCGCGGCGGTCGAAGCGCACTACGCCCCGGTGCGCAGGCACCTGCGGGAGAAACGAGGGCTCTGA
- a CDS encoding carbohydrate ABC transporter permease: MNAPRTRGGHRSRAQNPGQTAAARTRAVLIQIFAITVAAFVVVPILYGVIGGFKSNQQLSENPFGLPDPWVPENYTDSLFSGTFWQQLFNSTFIALMTALITVFLAALAAYIFARFAFRGREFLFTLFATGLMFPFAVAILPLFVILRTFGLLDNPFGVVLPQAAFGLPLTIIILRQFFRTIPAELEEAAILDGCTAFGFFWRVLLPMARPALATVSVLAIVTSWNNFLLPVVVFNDPGLWTLPVGVRQFSSEYATDTARVLAYVTLSLIPALLFYSIAERQLVSGLASGSVKG; encoded by the coding sequence ATGAACGCACCGCGTACTCGTGGCGGGCACCGCAGCCGCGCGCAGAACCCCGGCCAGACCGCCGCCGCGCGGACCCGCGCCGTGCTGATCCAGATCTTCGCGATCACCGTGGCGGCGTTCGTGGTGGTGCCGATCCTGTACGGCGTGATCGGCGGCTTCAAGAGCAACCAGCAGCTGTCGGAGAACCCCTTCGGGCTGCCCGACCCGTGGGTGCCGGAGAACTACACCGACTCGCTCTTCTCCGGCACGTTCTGGCAGCAGCTGTTCAACAGCACGTTCATCGCGCTGATGACGGCGCTGATAACGGTCTTCCTGGCGGCGCTGGCGGCCTACATCTTCGCCCGGTTCGCCTTCCGGGGACGGGAGTTCCTCTTCACGCTCTTCGCGACCGGGCTGATGTTCCCGTTCGCCGTGGCGATCCTGCCGCTGTTCGTGATCCTGCGGACCTTCGGCCTGCTGGACAACCCGTTCGGGGTGGTCCTCCCGCAGGCGGCCTTCGGCCTGCCGCTGACGATCATCATCCTGCGGCAGTTCTTCCGGACCATTCCGGCGGAGCTGGAGGAGGCGGCCATCCTCGACGGCTGCACCGCCTTCGGCTTCTTCTGGCGGGTCCTGCTGCCGATGGCCCGTCCGGCGCTCGCCACGGTCTCCGTGCTGGCGATCGTGACGAGCTGGAACAACTTCCTGCTTCCGGTCGTCGTCTTCAACGACCCCGGACTGTGGACGCTCCCCGTGGGCGTGCGGCAGTTCTCCAGCGAGTACGCCACCGACACCGCCCGCGTGCTCGCCTACGTCACGCTGTCGCTGATCCCGGCGCTGCTGTTCTACTCGATCGCCGAGCGGCAGCTCGTCAGCGGCCTGGCCTCCGGTTCGGTCAAGGGCTGA
- a CDS encoding extracellular solute-binding protein yields MRKGTAVIKSLGRRSVVLLAASALLLAGCSGGGNEGGEEGQANGAVTIEWWHIQNTEPMRPVWDALAKEYMAQNPNVKIEIQAIENDAFKPKLTTVTQSGDAPDIFQTWGGGVLAQQAQVGLVKDLTNDVSSWFGNFQEVIAETYKADGKIYAVPYDAGMVGIWYNKKLFKEAGIEEVPETWSEFIDAVKKLKAANITPIALAGKAEWPGHYWWTYLAMRIGGLTEIQQAIETKNWNTPTFIKAGQMLKELVDLEPFQKGFLGAAFDTPDGEAAQMGSGKAAMELQGQWAPSVQKSAAGDLGDDLGFFPFPEVEGGKGSKNEALGGGGGFAVGADAPAEAVDFLKFISTPENHGRGVESGGILPVVKGTEDRVTDQHSKLVVEQLASTTAIQLYLDQALPPAVGQEINSATAALIAGQSTPEQVAQAITETHQAEAE; encoded by the coding sequence GTGAGAAAGGGGACGGCTGTGATCAAGTCGTTGGGTCGGCGGAGTGTGGTGCTACTCGCCGCGTCCGCCCTACTCCTTGCGGGCTGCAGTGGTGGCGGTAACGAAGGCGGGGAAGAGGGTCAGGCCAACGGTGCCGTCACCATCGAATGGTGGCACATCCAGAACACTGAGCCGATGCGCCCGGTATGGGATGCCTTGGCGAAGGAGTACATGGCGCAGAACCCGAACGTGAAGATCGAGATCCAGGCGATCGAGAACGACGCGTTCAAGCCCAAGCTGACCACCGTCACACAGTCCGGTGACGCGCCGGACATCTTCCAGACCTGGGGCGGCGGCGTCCTCGCCCAGCAGGCCCAGGTCGGGCTGGTGAAGGATCTCACCAACGACGTCTCCTCCTGGTTCGGCAACTTCCAGGAGGTCATCGCCGAGACGTACAAGGCGGACGGCAAGATCTACGCCGTCCCCTACGACGCCGGCATGGTGGGCATCTGGTACAACAAGAAGCTCTTCAAGGAGGCCGGCATCGAGGAGGTGCCGGAGACCTGGAGCGAGTTCATCGACGCGGTGAAGAAGCTCAAGGCCGCCAACATCACGCCGATCGCCCTCGCGGGTAAGGCCGAGTGGCCCGGCCACTACTGGTGGACCTACCTGGCGATGCGGATCGGCGGGCTGACGGAGATCCAGCAGGCCATCGAGACCAAGAACTGGAACACGCCGACGTTCATCAAGGCCGGTCAGATGCTCAAGGAGCTGGTCGACCTCGAACCGTTCCAGAAGGGCTTCCTCGGCGCCGCCTTCGACACCCCCGACGGCGAGGCCGCGCAGATGGGCAGCGGCAAGGCCGCGATGGAGCTCCAGGGCCAGTGGGCGCCGAGCGTGCAGAAGAGCGCGGCCGGAGACCTCGGCGACGACCTCGGCTTCTTCCCCTTCCCCGAGGTCGAGGGCGGTAAGGGCAGCAAGAACGAGGCGCTGGGCGGCGGCGGCGGCTTCGCCGTGGGCGCCGACGCGCCGGCCGAGGCCGTCGACTTCCTGAAGTTCATCTCCACCCCGGAGAACCACGGCCGCGGGGTCGAGAGCGGCGGCATCCTGCCGGTCGTCAAGGGCACCGAGGACCGGGTCACGGACCAGCACTCCAAGCTGGTGGTCGAGCAGCTGGCCTCGACCACGGCCATCCAGCTCTACCTCGACCAGGCGCTTCCCCCGGCGGTCGGCCAGGAGATCAACAGCGCCACGGCCGCGCTCATCGCGGGTCAGTCGACCCCGGAGCAGGTGGCCCAGGCCATCACCGAGACCCATCAGGCGGAGGCGGAGTAA
- a CDS encoding carbohydrate ABC transporter permease has protein sequence MTDERTRDAEHASRVPGAAAETQKAARRRARMRAWGTIIAFVLPALVLFCVFVLSPILLAAYASFFNWNGFGGLPTDFVGLDNFTRLLQDKIFIGDLGRALLLVVLSLVVQLPLSLGLALLLNRKMRGRSVYRLLFFAPYVLSEVIAAVLFSLILSPERGLANAVLETVGLEELASTWLADPDTVMFSVFIVMTWKYFGFHMIIYLAGRQGIPNEVLEAAAIDGASPWQIFRRVTLPLLGPTIRISVFLSVIGTIQLFDLVYVLTGGGPVHASETMAITMYEYGFERYQVGYASAISVAMFLLSLVFALGYQRWVMRRDTEGAITGMRDQR, from the coding sequence ATGACGGATGAACGCACGCGGGACGCGGAGCACGCGTCCCGCGTGCCGGGCGCGGCGGCGGAGACGCAGAAGGCCGCCCGCCGCCGCGCCCGGATGCGGGCATGGGGGACGATCATCGCGTTCGTCCTCCCCGCACTCGTGCTGTTCTGCGTTTTCGTCCTGTCGCCGATCCTGCTGGCCGCCTACGCCAGCTTTTTCAACTGGAACGGCTTCGGCGGCCTGCCCACGGACTTCGTCGGGTTGGACAACTTCACCCGGCTCCTGCAGGACAAGATCTTCATCGGAGACCTCGGCCGCGCACTGCTGCTCGTGGTGCTGTCGCTGGTCGTCCAGCTTCCGCTGTCGCTGGGCCTGGCGTTGCTGCTCAACCGGAAGATGCGGGGACGCTCGGTCTACCGGCTGCTGTTCTTCGCGCCCTATGTGCTCTCCGAGGTCATCGCCGCGGTACTGTTCTCGCTGATCCTCTCGCCGGAGCGGGGACTGGCGAACGCCGTGTTGGAGACCGTCGGCCTGGAGGAGCTGGCCTCCACCTGGCTGGCGGATCCCGACACGGTCATGTTCTCGGTGTTCATCGTCATGACGTGGAAGTACTTCGGCTTCCACATGATCATCTACCTGGCGGGGCGGCAGGGCATCCCCAACGAGGTGCTGGAGGCCGCCGCGATCGACGGGGCCAGCCCTTGGCAGATCTTCCGCAGAGTGACGCTGCCGCTGCTGGGGCCGACGATCCGCATCTCGGTGTTCCTGTCGGTCATCGGCACCATCCAGCTCTTCGACCTGGTCTACGTGCTCACCGGCGGTGGCCCCGTGCACGCCTCCGAGACGATGGCCATCACCATGTACGAGTACGGCTTCGAGCGCTACCAGGTCGGCTACGCCAGCGCGATCAGCGTCGCGATGTTCCTGCTCAGCCTGGTCTTCGCGCTCGGCTACCAGCGCTGGGTCATGCGCCGTGACACCGAAGGAGCGATCACCGGAATGCGAGATCAGCGATGA